A stretch of the Haloplanus aerogenes genome encodes the following:
- a CDS encoding alcohol dehydrogenase, whose translation MRAAVVPEAGADFELVERPVPAPDPSEVRVAVDACGICHSDVFVVEGTFPGVSYPRTPGHEVVGRVDAVGEDVTSWSEGDRVGAGWHGGHCFTCDPCRRGDFLQCENAEITGLTFDGGYAEYATVPAEALAAVPDDLDAVDAAPLLCAGVTTYNALRNSDARPGDVVAVVGVGGLGHLGIQYAHAAGFETVAISRSPEKRDLALDLGADHFVDASEDDPAEALQDLGGARVVLTTAPSADAIESVVGGLGTDGEVVVVGIPGEPVPVDVQHLVGTRSAVSGWGSGHARDSQDTLEFSDLRDITPVVERFALDEVDEAYQRMLDNDARFRAVLDIS comes from the coding sequence ATGCGTGCAGCCGTCGTTCCCGAAGCGGGTGCCGACTTCGAACTCGTCGAGCGACCGGTACCGGCCCCCGACCCGTCCGAGGTCAGGGTCGCGGTCGACGCCTGTGGCATCTGTCACAGCGACGTGTTCGTCGTCGAAGGGACGTTCCCCGGCGTGAGCTACCCCCGGACGCCGGGTCACGAGGTGGTCGGCCGGGTCGACGCCGTCGGCGAGGACGTAACGTCGTGGAGCGAGGGCGACCGCGTCGGCGCCGGGTGGCACGGCGGCCACTGTTTCACCTGCGACCCCTGCCGCCGTGGCGACTTCCTCCAGTGTGAGAACGCGGAGATTACGGGGCTCACGTTCGACGGCGGCTACGCCGAGTACGCGACCGTTCCTGCCGAGGCGCTGGCGGCCGTGCCCGACGACCTCGACGCCGTCGACGCCGCGCCCCTCCTCTGTGCCGGCGTCACCACGTACAACGCCCTCCGAAACAGCGACGCCCGCCCCGGCGACGTGGTGGCCGTCGTCGGCGTCGGCGGCCTCGGCCACCTCGGCATCCAGTACGCCCACGCCGCCGGCTTCGAGACCGTCGCCATCTCGCGGAGCCCGGAGAAACGCGACCTCGCGCTCGATCTCGGCGCTGACCACTTCGTCGACGCGAGCGAGGACGACCCCGCCGAGGCGTTGCAGGACTTGGGCGGCGCGCGAGTCGTCCTCACGACGGCGCCGTCGGCGGACGCCATCGAGTCGGTTGTCGGTGGCCTCGGTACCGACGGCGAGGTGGTCGTCGTCGGCATCCCCGGCGAACCGGTTCCGGTCGACGTGCAGCATCTCGTCGGCACCCGGAGCGCCGTTTCGGGATGGGGCTCCGGCCACGCCCGCGACTCGCAGGACACCCTCGAGTTCAGCGATCTTCGCGACATTACGCCCGTCGTCGAACGGTTCGCC